From the genome of Natrinema marinum:
CGGCCCGCAGAAGCGAAATCGTAATCGAAATCGGCACACGGGCCCGTACGAGTGGACGGATCGCGCGGTAAACGGACGCTCCGCTCTCCGCGACAGAACGTCACAAAGCGCCGACTCACACCCGGCTCGAGCGACACATTCCCGGCAGAACGTCCGCTCACCCGCCGGGTTTAAGGAACGCAACTACGAATATATCCCTATGTCATCCATCGAACTCACCCCCAGCCAGAAGAAGATACTCCGCGCGCTGACGAACCTCCACAAGGAGTCCGAGGACGCCATCAAAGGGGAGGACATCGCCGATCAGGTCGACCGTAATCCGGGGACGATCCGCAATCAGATGCAGAGTCTCAAAGCGCTCCAACTCGTAGAAGGGGTACCCGGTCCGAAAGGCGGGTACAAACCCACGGCCTCGGCCTACGAGGCCCTCGAGATCCAGCAGATGGACGAGCCCGCCGCGGTTCCCATGCAACACGAGGGCGAACCCGTCGACGACACCATCATCGAGGAGATCGACCTCTCGAGCGTCCACCACCCCGAACTCTGCCGCGCGGAGATCCACATTCAGGGGGCCCTCGGCGACATCCACGAGAACGACGCCGTCACCGTCGGCCCGACGCCGCTTTCGAAGCTCGTCATCGAAGGCACCGTCGACGGCAAAGACGATACGAACAACATCCTCATCCTGCGAATCGACGACATGATCGCACCGGCGGAAGAACCGGCACACTGACCGCGTCGCTCGCTCGTCTCTCGTCTTTCGACTCGCCGTTCTCGCTCTCGGCCGCGAAAAATCACTCGAGAGAGATGTCGCCGCTCGGCCGTCGAGTAGTCGCGACGACGCTACTCGGCCGTGTCGTCGTCGGCCGCGTCGGCCGCCGTCGCGGGAATCACGTCGACGCTCGCGACCGCGTCGTCCGCCTCGACCTCCATCACGATGACGCCCATCGTGTTTCGACCGACGGTCGAGATCTCGTCTACTCGCGTGCGAACGATCTGGCCGCGCTCGCTCATCAACACGAGCTGGTCGTCCGCCGCGACCGCCTTGACGGCAGTGACGGGGCCGTTTCGCTCGCCAGTTTTGATGTCGATCAACCCTTTGCCGTACCGGGACTGCGTGCGGTACTCAGAGAGTAGCGTCCGCTTTCCGTAGCCGTTTTCGGTGACAGTCAGGAGCGCGCGCTCGTCGGCCTCGTCGGTCGCGACCAGTCCGGCGACCGCGTCGCCGTCCTGAAGCTTGATGCCGTTGACGCCGCGTGCGTTCCGCCCCATCGCGCGGACCTCGTCTTCGTCGAAGCGGATCGTCATCCCGCCCTCGGTCGCGACGACGAGGTCCTGCGAGCCGTCGGTGACCTCCACGTCGACCAGTTCGTCCCCCTCCTCGAGATCGGCGGCGATGATCCCGGTCGAGAGGATGTTGTCGAACTCCTCGCCGGCGGTTCGCTTGACGTAGCCGTGACGAGTGGCCATCGTCACGAACTCATCGTCGCCGAAGGCGTCGGTGTCGACGATGGCCGTGATGTCCTCGCCGGGCTCGAGATCGAGGATGTTGACCGCGGACTTCCCGCGGGCGGTCCGGCCCATCTCGGGGATCTCGTAGGTCTTGAGGCGGTAGACCTCACCCTGATTGGTGAAACAGAGCAGGTAGTCGTGGGTGTTGGCCCGGAACACCGTCGCGACGCGGTCGTCCTCCTTGACGTCCGCGCCGATGATGCCTTTGCCGCCGCGACCCTGGGGGTCGAACGCGTCGATCGGCATCCGCTTGACGTAGTCGTCCTCGGTCATGACGACGAAGACCTCCTCCTCGGGGATGAGATCCTCGTGGGTGACCGTCCCCTGATCCTCGACGATCGAGGTCCGTCGCTCGTCGTCGTACTCGGCTTTGATCTCGCGGAGTTCCTCCTTGATGACCGCGAGCAGTTCCGACTCGCTCTCTAAGATCTCGGTGAGTCGTTCGATCTCGGCCTGGACCTCCTCGTACTCGTCTTCGATCTCGGCTGCCTCCATCGAGGTGAGGCTGCCCAGTTGCATCCGGACGATGTGGGTGGCCTGATCCTCCGAGAAATCGTAGGACTCCTGCAGCGCGGCTTTCGCGGCCGACCGATCCTCGCTGTTGCGGATCAACTCGACGACGTGCTCGGCGTTCTCGACGGCCGTCAGTCGACCCTCGAGGATGTGTGCTCGGTCCTCGGCCTCGGCGAGGTCGTACTCGCTGCGCCGCCGGACGACCTCGCGTCGGTGGGCGACGTACTCCTCTAAGGTCTCTCTGAGCGAGAGCACCTGGGGCTGGCCGTCGACCAGCGCGAGGTTGATGACGCCGAACGTTCGCTCGAGATGGTTCTCGAGCAGCTTGTTCTTGACGACCTCGACGTTCGCGCCGCGTTTGAGTTCGACGACGATGCGGACGCCGTCGCGGTCGGACTCGTCGCGCAGATCGGAGATCCCCTCGATCTCGCCCTCGTTGACGTCGTCGGCGATGCGTTCGACGAGGCGGGCCTTGTTGGCCTGATAGGGAAGTTCGGTGACGACGATCCGCTCGCGACCGTTCTTCCACTCCTCGACCTCGAACTCGGCCCGGACGCGAATGCGGCCGCGGCCGGTCTTGTACGCCGAGTAGATGGCGTCGCGACCGACGATGTTCGCGCCGGTCGGGAAGTCCGGTCCCTTGACGTGGTCCATCAGGTCCTCGACGGTCGCCTCGGGGTTGTCGATCAACTCGATCGTCGCGTCGATCACCTCGCCGAGATTGTGCGGCGGGATGTTCGTCGACATCCCGACCGCGATCCCCGAAGAGCCGTTGACGAGGAGGTTGGGAAACGCCGCCGGCAGCACGTCCGGTTCCTGCAGACGGTCGTCGTAGTTCGAGGAGAAGTCGACGGTGTCCTTCTCGATGTCCTCGAGTAACTCCTCGGCGACGGGGGCCATCCGCGCCTCCGTGTACCGGGGCGCGGCGGCCGGGTCGCCGTCCATCGAGCCGAAGTTCCCCTGCCCGTCGACCAGCGGATAGCGCATCGAGAAGTCCTGAGCCATCCGGACCAGGGTATCGTAGATTGCGCTGTCGCCGTGGGGGTGGTAGTCACCCATCGTCTCCCCGACGATCGAGGAGGACTTGCGGTGGCTGCTCCCGGAGGAGACGCCCATTTCGTGCATCGCATAGAGGATGCGCCGGTGGACGGGCTTGAGCCCGTCCCGGACGTCCGGTAGTGCGCGACCGGCGATGACGCTCATCGCGTAGTCGATGTAACTCTGCTCCATCTCGTCTTCGATACGGACGTTTTCGACCGCTCTGGCCTCTACGTCCGTCGGATCGGGTACGTCTGAACTCATGTGGCGATAAACTCTATATGTCGATCCACTCTGCTTCCGGCGCGTGGTCCTTGATGAACTGCTTGCGGGGTTCGACGGCGTCGCCCATCAGGACGGAGAACATCTTGTCCGCCGCGGCCGCATCCTCGATCGTGATCTGTTTGAGGATGCGGTTGTCGGGGTTCATCGTCGTCTCCCAGAGCTGTTCGGGGTTCATCTCGCCCAAGCCTTTGAACCGCTGGACCTGCGAGGGGTTGCCGTCGCACTTCTCGGCGACGATCTCGTCGCGTTCGGCGTCGGTCATTGCGTCGTAGGTCTCGCCGCGATAGCGGATGCGATAGAGCGGCGGCTGGGTCGCGTAGACGTAGCCCCCCTCGAGCAGCGGGCGCATGTGCCGATAGAAGAACGTCAACATGAGGGTACGGATGTGCGCGCCGTCGACGTCGGCGTCGGTCGCCATGATGATCTTCTTGTAGCGAACGTCTTCGACGTCGAACTCGTCGCCGATCCCCGCGCCG
Proteins encoded in this window:
- a CDS encoding Rrf2 family transcriptional regulator; its protein translation is MSSIELTPSQKKILRALTNLHKESEDAIKGEDIADQVDRNPGTIRNQMQSLKALQLVEGVPGPKGGYKPTASAYEALEIQQMDEPAAVPMQHEGEPVDDTIIEEIDLSSVHHPELCRAEIHIQGALGDIHENDAVTVGPTPLSKLVIEGTVDGKDDTNNILILRIDDMIAPAEEPAH
- the gyrA gene encoding DNA gyrase subunit A; this translates as MSSDVPDPTDVEARAVENVRIEDEMEQSYIDYAMSVIAGRALPDVRDGLKPVHRRILYAMHEMGVSSGSSHRKSSSIVGETMGDYHPHGDSAIYDTLVRMAQDFSMRYPLVDGQGNFGSMDGDPAAAPRYTEARMAPVAEELLEDIEKDTVDFSSNYDDRLQEPDVLPAAFPNLLVNGSSGIAVGMSTNIPPHNLGEVIDATIELIDNPEATVEDLMDHVKGPDFPTGANIVGRDAIYSAYKTGRGRIRVRAEFEVEEWKNGRERIVVTELPYQANKARLVERIADDVNEGEIEGISDLRDESDRDGVRIVVELKRGANVEVVKNKLLENHLERTFGVINLALVDGQPQVLSLRETLEEYVAHRREVVRRRSEYDLAEAEDRAHILEGRLTAVENAEHVVELIRNSEDRSAAKAALQESYDFSEDQATHIVRMQLGSLTSMEAAEIEDEYEEVQAEIERLTEILESESELLAVIKEELREIKAEYDDERRTSIVEDQGTVTHEDLIPEEEVFVVMTEDDYVKRMPIDAFDPQGRGGKGIIGADVKEDDRVATVFRANTHDYLLCFTNQGEVYRLKTYEIPEMGRTARGKSAVNILDLEPGEDITAIVDTDAFGDDEFVTMATRHGYVKRTAGEEFDNILSTGIIAADLEEGDELVDVEVTDGSQDLVVATEGGMTIRFDEDEVRAMGRNARGVNGIKLQDGDAVAGLVATDEADERALLTVTENGYGKRTLLSEYRTQSRYGKGLIDIKTGERNGPVTAVKAVAADDQLVLMSERGQIVRTRVDEISTVGRNTMGVIVMEVEADDAVASVDVIPATAADAADDDTAE